The following are encoded together in the Amyelois transitella isolate CPQ chromosome 6, ilAmyTran1.1, whole genome shotgun sequence genome:
- the LOC106142924 gene encoding V-type proton ATPase 16 kDa proteolipid subunit c: MSSGNPAYSPFFGVMGAASAIIFSALGAAYGTAKSGTGIAAMSVMRPELIMKSIIPVVMAGIIAIYGLVVAVLIAGALDESNYSLYKGFIHLGAGLAVGFSGLAAGFAIGIVGDAGVRGTAQQPRLFVGMILILIFAEVLGLYGLIVAIYLYTK, from the exons ATGTCGTCTGGAAATCCGGCTTACTCGCCGTTCTTTGGAGTTATGGGAGCGGCTTCAGCTATAATCTTTAGCG CGCTGGGAGCGGCATATGGTACCGCCAAGTCAGGTACGGGTATCGCAGCCATGTCGGTGATGCGGCCCGAGCTGATCATGAAGTCCATCATCCCCGTCGTCATGGCGGGTATTATAGCCATCTACGGGCTGGTCGTAGCTGTCCTGATTGCGGGTGCCTTGGATGAATCAAATTACTCCCTATACaa AGGGTTCATCCACCTGGGTGCGGGTCTCGCCGTAGGGTTCTCTGGTCTAGCGGCCGGTTTCGCCATAGGCATCGTGGGAGATGCCGGTGTCCGCGGTACTGCACAACAGCCTAGACTATTCGTCGGAATGATCCTTATCCTCATTTTCGCCGAAGTATTAGGTCTTTACGGCCTCATTGTCGCCATCTACCTATACACTAAGTAA